In the genome of Arabidopsis thaliana chromosome 4, partial sequence, the window CGGTCGCCGTGATTTCAACGCCTTCGGTAGTCATGGTTCAGCTTCTCACATCCGTTTCCGCCATTTTCACTCTCTCATCGAAGCTCGCAACTATCTCAAGGTCTTAATTTCACTCTGAATTACACAAAGTTTGGAACTTTCTTTATGGGTCTTATCTACTAGATTTGAATGTGTTCaaagtttgagtctttttgtttgtttggattgATTAGGAGGAGAAAGATTGCGATATATGCGGCGTTGAGATTGCAGATGGAGCTTCTGCGGTTAATGAACATCCTTTCAAAAGAAACACTGCGTTTCTTCTCGGTAATGAGGTAATCAAAAGATCTGgtttttacaaaacttttgaGTGTTGCAACTTTGGTTAGTTTTGTGAACTTGGGTACTTTTGTTTGGTATGAGATCATAATCTCTATTACACTTCATCTGTGAGCTTAATTTCAGTGATTTGAAAGACGTTTTCTGATTCAAGAAACTGGAATCTAGTTAGGTATCTTCACTTACTAATGTGAGAGTTAGTTTACTTCTTCAGTTTGAATATGGATCTCACTTTATTTCAAAACACAGTGTGCTACATGATCTTTAGTAAAATTCATCTGTTAACAGTAATGAGGGAACAAGTAGATAACAGAAACTTCAATGgtttgaaacaaattttacaaCACCAGAGATTGTAGTGAAGTTACTTATCTCAAAGTTAATTGACTTCTCGAGCTTTCTTATGTAATCCTCTCCCTATGCGATtctaactctttttattttgtctggAGACTATTGCCCATTTAATCTTTTTGGCTTCAATGATTGTTGGTCTCTGCCATTAGCTAAATGGTAATTATAAGCATTCAAGATTTGAACAAATTGTTACTAAAGGACCAAGTTTTGGGCTTCTGTAGGGATCAGGATTATCTGCGAAGGAATACGAAATATGCGACTTCTTTGTATATATTCCTCAGTATGGCTGTGGCACTGCCTCTTTGAATGTTACTGTTGCAGCTTCTATTGTTTTGCATCACTTTGGAggtatttttttctgtttttgttcccATTTTTTATATGCTGTTTAAGATTTGAAAACACTTAGATGGAAAGCAAGATTGTAGAGAATAATAACTCGGCACGAATTCTTAGTCATGTATAGACATTAAAGATAGATTGATAGTGTTGGTTGCTTAAGAATAGTATTGTTCTATTACAGTTTGGGCTGGATTTTCTGAACGTGTTCGGGATGGAAGCAAATTTATAGTGGCTGATAGACCCGTAAGACAAGGAAGACGAAATTTCTGCGCCGGCACAGAAGAATCCGTCATTGAAGAGCGGAAGTTGAGGAAAGAAAGTGCAGAAAATGGGTTTTTCGATGACAATGGAAATGAAAATGGAAGTTCATCATCCGACCTTTTGGACGGTTTGTTCCTTAACGAataattatcttttataaaagaacaaaGTCTTGATTTGGGTTCCAATCCTGGGAAACACATCcttcaatatatattatcaagCAAGTTAGCTTACTCACGCTTGTTCATTCCCTAGTTACCGAATCTTTGTTTCGCAAGTTGAGAAAGCTTATGAATTAGGCtaagttgattttgattatttgatctGCCTTTGGTATGATACTATGATTATGAACATGTTTGAAAATGATTCAGTTGATAGAATCTCATTACGCTGTCTTACATTGTCTTCCTCATGTATTCTGTTTAGAAAcaatggtttttattttattagcaATTCAATTATTACATGAAGGCTTTATATTCTACATTCTttagaaggaaacaaaaatagttaaatccaatatctttgattttgttcatttttatgGAATAGAAACCAAAGCTTTTTTATTCACAGAATAACACCACcaagttttttcttcatcatgcAACAACTACTTGAGCAGCTGCAAGCCTTGCAATTGGAAccctgcaacaacaacaacaacaacaacaacaacagaaatcCCAAAATTACATCAATCTGAGTTATACAATAGTGTTGTAAAAAAAGTGTTTATTGGTTTGGAAATTAATCAATTACCTGAAAGGAGAACAAGAGACATAGTCAAGTCCTGCTTCAGCAAAGAATCCCACAGAAGATGGATCTCCTCCATGTTCTCCACATATCCCAACCTTGAGGCTAGGCCTAGCTGCTCGTCCTTTTTCTGTCGCCATCTTGATCAATTGCCCTACACCTTGCTGATCAAGAACCTGgtccaaacacaaaaaaatggcTATCAAGATTTTATCCTATGGATAGAGAGCAAACGAAATGGTAGTCATTATACCTCAAAAGGGTCGTGCTGTAAGATTCCTTTGGCGAGGTAAATCGGTAGAAACTTGCCGACATCGTCTCTACTGTATCCAAACGTCATCTGCGTCAAGTCGTTTGTCCCGAACGAGAAAAACTCCGCCTCTTTCGCAAtctgtcaaaagaaaaaggttccTACTTAGCAAATAGCAACATGGTTTCAAGTGCCTAAAACACATTTTGTGTCTTGTTACATTTACCTCATCTGCAATGAGCGCGGCTCGAGGGATCTCAATCATTGTCCCAACCTTGTAGCTCACGGTATGACCCTTCTCAGCAAATACTTTCTTTGCAACTTTACGAATTACATCAACTTGGTGACCCAATTCCTGAGGAGTTCCTACAAGTGGAACCATAATCTCAGGAATGACAGTAACACCTTGGTCCTGCATTGACGCTGCAGCTTCAAAAATTGCACGCGCTTGCATCTCCGTTAGCTCTGGATACGATATTCCGAGCCTATAACGTACAAGTTTACCGATCATCAGATTGTTCTTCAGGTgcaaagagacagagagaaacaaagagagtaaGAAACCTGCAACCGCGGAAACCAAGCATTGGATTCACTTCAGAGAGTTTCTCTATCCGTGACAagacttcatcttctttcacACCAGTTTCTTCAGCTAGCTCATGTACAATGTTGTCCAAGTCGCCTTCCGGGAGAAACTCGTGAAGCGGAGGGTCTAACAAACGGATTGTTACCGGTAAAcctagaaaaataaaaaggtttaGGCATGTTTTAAGTTGTGATACATTTTAGAGAGACGACTCAAAACATTTACCATCCATAGCACGGAAGATCCCTTCGAAATCCGAACGTTGGTAAGGAAGCAAGATGTCGAGAGAAGCTTTCCTTTGCTCTGTTGTTACCGCCATTATCATCTTTCTCACTGCTTTAATCCTATCTGCTCCAAAGAacttaaaaaccaaaccaaagacAACATTAAACATTTGGATACAAACAAtctaaatcatcaaaaacatgaaatcaaGTACAGAGGAGGAGTTACCATATGCTCTGTCCTACAAAGCCCGATTCCTTGAGCTCCGTTTTTCCTAGCTGCAATGGCGTCTTCAGGTGTATCCGCATTCGCCATAACCTTATCGGTCATCGAACATTTGAGTTAgaaagtttaaaaatatcaaacaagTTAAAGGAACAGAAACTCATAAACACCTTGAGACGTCTGATTGCATCAGCCCAGGACATGAAAGTCTCCAAATCTGGACTTAAAGCCGGAGGAGCCAATGCTTGTTTCCCTAATATAACCTCACCGGTTGATCCGTTCATTGAGATCCATTCGCCTTCATTAATCGTCAAATCTCCAATCAATAGAACCTGAAAATTTTTAAACCCTAACTTTAGAAACAATCTTCCCCTAACTTATATGACAAGTTTCTAAAATCGAATCCAAAAACCTTGTGGTTCTCGTCGACACGAATCTCGGAACAACCAGCAATGCAACATTTTCCCCAACCGCGAGCAACAACAGCCGCGTGTGACGTCATTCCTCCTCTAGCCGTCAATATACCTTCCGCTGCGTGCATACCTCCCACATCGTCAGGGCTTGTCTCAGTTCGAACCAGAATCACAGTTTTACCCTGAGAATGCCAAGCTTCGGCTTCCTCCGCCGTGAACACAACCTGTCCAACCGCCGCTCCTGGTGACGCAGGTAAGCCTTTGGCCACCACTTTTTCACGATACCCCGATGGATCATGAAACTAAtccatcaataaaaaaaaaaaaaaaaaaccttcattGACCTCTGAATCAAAATTTCCAAACCCTATTCATCGGTTACGTGTCAGACAATCATCTCTGCTTTTActcctaaaccctaaacgtCTTAAACCCATTAGTTCTTGTTCAAGTGAACCAATCATTACCAGTAAGTTTCgaattttggtttcaacatCAAGTTTATGActatgaaaaaagaagaagatgaatattTGAGTTTGTACCTGTGGGTGAAGTAGTTGATCAAGATGTTGAGGCTCCACCATTTTGATAGCAGAAGATTTCTCAACAAGCCCTTCACCTACCATATCAACTGCTATCTTCACGGCGCCTTTACCCGTTCGCTTACCCGCTCTGCATTGCAGCATCCacaatctctcttcttgtACTGTGAATTCAATATCCTGCAATAcacatttgagattttgtttaaattactAAAGAATTGTTGATGAGGACTAATTGAAGTATTGTTTATGTGTATCAACCATCATGTCTTTGTAATGTCTTTCTAAGATGTTGCAGTTCTCAACAAGTTCAGCGTAAGCCTCAGGCATAAATCTCTTCATTGTATCCAAATCTTCTGGTGTTCTTATCCCTGCAACCACATCCTCTCCCTGTCCCAAAACCAATATTTAATGAGTATGGGCTTACTTGTTGATATGAGATTCACACATTGTGATAGATGCCAAACCTGAGCATTAACTAGAAACTCGCCataaagcttcttctctcctgTGCTAGGGTTCCTAGTGAAGAGAACACCAGTCCCTGAAGTGTCCCCCATGTTTCCAAACACCATACACTGAATGTTAACCGCGGTTCCTTTCAATCCAGTTATCTGGTTAATACTTCTGTACTTGTTCGCTCTCGGGCTATCCCAAGAATCGAATACCGCTTCAATCGCTAGCTCCAATTGCTTCTTTGGATCTGCAATTAACCCCGTTTAAACATTTGTAACtaataactaatttttatcACTTGACCTCAAGTAGGAATCAAAACAAACCTGAAGGAAACTCTTGACCCTTGGCCTCTAAGTAAACACTCTTGTACTGCTCAACCAATTCCTTGAGATCAGCCGCGCTTAAGTCAGTGTCATTTTTAACTCCTTTCCTCTCCTTCATTCTCTCTAACTTCTCTTCAAACTTGGCGTGTGGAATTCCCATCACCTTTTATTgatcaagaaaacaattataagGTAGGTCAAAGAATTTTCTTGTCATGCAAGTTACCTGAAATAGTATTGAAAAACAGAGGACTTACAACATCACCAAACATATCAAGAAAACGCCGGAACGAATCGTAAGCAAAACGCTCTCCGCTTTTTGCGGCCAGACCAACGACGACTTGGTCGTTCAAGCCAAGGTTAAGTACAGTGTCCATCATACCAGGCATTGAGATCTACAATGCAAAATATCGATCAAAGACAAGTCAATGTAgttctgttttaaaaatagataaacGAAAGATCTTCATTTTCTACGTTATAGTTTGAATACCAAAATCATTAGGTCTTTCAATAGCCACAAAACTTATTCATTTTCTATCTAGTACATTTTAAACTCTTCCAAAAACGGCCAAATggcaaaataaccaaaaaaatatttggatcTCAACTTCAATAAAAGAAATCTAACAAGTCAAAATCTGCGtcaaaaaatcttcaaaagattaaagaaaacatagaaagaaaaaaaaacagaaatttaacattagaaaaaatccttaaaataaaaatagtcaagaaaaaaagttataattaaCTTACGGCGGCGCCGGAGCGAACAGAGAGGAGGAGTGGCTTGGAGGGATCAGCGAGGGAAGCTCCAATGTCACGTTCGATGAAGCTAAGACCTTCTAAGATCTCTTCCCATAAACCTTCTGGAAGCTTTTTGCCGGCGATCTGATACTGCTGACAAGCCTCCGTCGATATGGTTAGCCCCGGCGGCACCGACAAGCCTATGCTAGCCATCTCCGCCAGGTTGGCTCCTTTCCCTCCCAACTTCATACACAACaacaattaacatttttgataAATGGTTCTTGAAAATAGCAAACACTAAATTATTAATGAATTGatatgatcatgatgatgGTATTGGTAACATACCAAGGACTTCATGCCCTTGTTGCCTTCgcttcttccttttccaaAGGTGAATACTCGCTGCATcatggttttttgtttgtttgttttgattgagGTTTAGATTGCAGAAATGTTTGTGCAAGTTTAAGAACACATATacgtatctatatatatagtaaagcAAAAATTGGATAAAATAGATTCTGTCTAAAGCACAAAGATAAATTGATCAAATTTATCCATCCTAAATTTGACATGTCCATTATGTAAAAGCTAAATATAATGTTTATAATTTAagctaaaaataaaataaaataaaaaataattattattatgatcaTATGTACATcgaataattttataatataaaaacttgTATACAGTcgaaatttcatatttaatataaatcatttataGTTTTGATGGATACGTCatcaaaaatacattattatcTTATCAAGAGATCATTCCAAAATTCCAACCTCGAAATGCTAAATTGTAATATAATTGaccaaaattaaagaagttTCGTTGCGATGACTCGTCATAGATGTGTCAACCATATCTGATCTCACTCACACACTTGCTATCTGCCACTACCGATgctattttcctttttaacaaaacttttacttaACCAAAACAATAGCAAACAAATGTCATCAAATTCAACCAGTTCTTGTCATACCATCTCTAATACATGAATTCTTTATGGTGAAGGTGAATTGTGGATTTAAACTAGTAtcataatttttgtgttttacgCCAAGAATTTGATTGCCGTTTGGACATATTCACGTATTCTTTGGCACAATAACAAAACGTGGCATTGGTGGATCTACCAAGTGGCACAAGAGTCTGACTTAAGCAGCAAAGTGGTCTTTGAATACATTAAAGTTGTTTCTACGAAAAGTAGGGCTAATGAATCTAGaggaaaagtttttttttattacaaatttcGAAAATACTTGAATTTAAATAAGTTCATGTTTCcacaataatttaattcaaaataGTACTTTCATAATTTAGGCCAGACGCTATTTGGTATTACTACCGAAATGATCTCACATCACATGTGTGTATTAGTTTGAACCGTTCGATTGTTTAAACAAGAGTAACGAAACCAATCaacatcaaataattaatCGTCTCACAAGATCACAAAGCAAATGTCACAATGGCGTAACCTGTTTTGTATTCTATAACCGGTAGGGTTATAACCGATAATAATTGAGCTGCTAGATGGTTCGACCCAATGATCGGTGATAGTTTCTCTCAAGAATCTCACGTCagaatcataaaacaaaacgtaataaaaaagtgtataaaattttatggtgAAAATACACCAGAATGATTGAAATGGAAAGGCTTACCTTTTGGGCTATGGAAGCGGCCGGATCGGACACAGGGCTAAGTATGGCTCGAGCCTTCGTCTCACGATGCAAACCGGTCTTTGCTATGCTTAACCGTTGGCAATGGATTGTACCGGTTCTAGGGAAACGGTTTGATCCATCACCTAGCCGGTTTGATCGACTAACCATTCGGTTTTCTCCGAGATGATCCGTACGGAACACTCCATTTCCTTTGAAGAGCTCCGGCGTTGTCTTCACGATCATActtgtcattttctttcttatataaagCATAAACcacttaaataaatataatatacttaCTTTTAAGagttgtatataaaaataaagaagttgagagaaaggagtgtataaaataaaaatatatatagcttaCGTGATATGGAAATTGGTGTTTGATGGTTAGCTATTTGCGAGAGTAGAAATGGCGGTTCTATAAATTTCTTCTCTGATcctaatttatttgatttttgttggttcTTATTAGTTACGTAGACTTTATGtgatctatttttttatttatattttatgtatttttggaggtttatagattttggtttgacGAGTGACGTGAGTGGATGAAAGATAGATGTGGTTATGATTGGCTAATGTGTCCATTCCACGGttgttctttttcctttgaacGACCATATAAGTGGCTACCATTAAAATTGATCTCTAGAAGTTGTTAGGTTTTGAATAAGAATCAGTTTCCAAAATTATGAGGTCatatgtatatagttttattttcaaatagtaaaaaactttttcttaagTTCAACTCCATCTTATTGGTAAAATGATGTTGCTTGGTTTGTTTTCCACATGTTAAGATATTAAGGAAATAAAGGAGATTGATGGAGTAGGAACCTAAAAGTATTTGTGGTTCTGCTCGGTGTGAATATGACTAGCCAGGTTCCAGGAGAGGGATGTGGTATACaatttaactatatatttacaaaaatttgtttgtataCTGTTGcatacatttttatatatcattttgttaaGTTATTAAAAGAAtgttgaagagaaaaaagaagaagataatgaatgcattttttcttaatctattgattaagtttataatattaacttAGCGATACATgcttataataatttatacaattacATCTAAACTGTTAAGACttttggggggggggggtaAATCATACTAAAGTTTAATTGGGgcttaattagtttaaaatggtttaaaaaattcaatcgCTCATTTGATTACTAATCGGACAAAGGAATTCACGAAGCAAGCATGAATATTATATAACTTGAGaccattttttcaaaaatttgtaACATTTATGGAAATGCACGCATggcagtaaaaaaaaaagcattcaAAGAATGAAAAGAGAGGGCTTAGAACTTCCGAAGAATCTGGAAGTGTCATATACATTGATGCTCGAGTTAACTAAGGGACCCAAATGTTATGGGAGTGTGTGGCTATGTGCCATGCTCTGTTGAACTTTCTGGTGATGTTTTTGGTTAGAGTATAACTATTAGATAACTCCAAAGACTCATAAATTGTGGCAATTACGTGGAAGATGTGAGCCAACGCTTGCGTGCCAGACTGCCGGTCCAATGTTTTGCAATACCATCATTTAGGTGATGATaattgataaatgataattagGTGAGATAACCATCATTTGAtcaaatatatgataaaatgAAGTGAATGACTATTAAATTTaatggaagaaaatatatttttaataattaagtCTTTTTCAgtgtttttctaaaaattggTATATCTTcaaagtatttgttttttcaaatttttacaaCCAATGGttcaattttcttacaaattatttaaaacatatataaatatttatatttgcatatgtttttttgacatttttagaGATTAATATTTCAGGATATTTTTGACCCACTCAATTCAATTATCTTAGAAAGTTAAAcgagtgttttttttatcactgTTTAATGTTTATACAGAAAAggttttttctaattaaaataaattattagtCCATCTGTTCTCCATTATGTAACATGATTAAGAAGTAATTTTTTCTCATtcattagatttttttgtttccaagtTTCTATGCTTTATTTAATtcaatttgatgttttatgaTTCCTAATATTCtgcattattttttcttattggttGAATTATTTCTAGTTGATATAAATGATTTTcttaatgaaatatatataactatgtAATTCTTAAATGTTGTGCTTTCAAGTAGAAAATCTCATATTAAAATTGAGGAACTTTTAGATTTTTGGGGATAATGTAGACgttttgtgtatatttttttgaaccatttttattattttaatggaaaaaaaaaacacagatttCAAACACTCGAGAGTCAAGAGTCTCAGACCCACCCAGCTTCTGGTTTCGTTTCGCCGTCGCGCACGGCTGAACATATCTGCTATATCGGAGATTAGTGAAGGTTAATGCTAATATATTGGATGATACTGAAAATCGAAGCTTTAGTCTAATTTTTGTACTCCAATTGCTTCAGGTTAGTTACTATTGATTAAAGGTTTCATAATTTGGGGCTAATCTCTCTGCAAGGTGACGAGAAAATCCACTATCCCCTTCCCAAGATTTGTTCTCTGAAGATATAAAGTCTCAATCTTTGGATAAGAAAGTTCAAATGGAAAATTGGAAACTTTTCTTCAGTTGAATGAATGATTTAgctgaagaaaccaaagctaGAATGGGGCAAAGTTCATTGTCATGGGGTCCCTAGAATATTCGAATCTATGATCCTTTTGGTGTAAAGTATTAGTCAAGTTGAGAGatattttttacattttgtgGTCACTAATCATGTATTGGAGTTGATTGCTTCTAAACTCACTTTAACTTGTGAGAGAGTTTCTAAGATATCAAATAATCTATCATGAGAGAAGAGACAGTTTCTTGGAAGTACTTTAAAAGAGATGTTGTTCCGTTCACTGCGATGATCGCTATAGAGTGTACAACGGTTGGATCCAGCATACTGTATAAAGCTGCTACCTTGAGAGGATTTAGCTTTTATGTCTTTGTGTTTTACGCTTATGTTGGTGCTACACTTGTCCTTCTTCTACTTTCACTTATCTTTGGAAGGTACTTGATCTTCTCGAAGCAACTATGACTCTTGCTAAGTTTTAAAGAATATGAAACTTACTTGTTGTTGAATATGCAGGTCGAGAAGTTTGCCTACAGCCaagtcttctcttttcttcaagATTTTCTTACTTGCGCTTCTCGGGTAATTATATCTTCATGTTTCTAGATTTATGAGCATTTTCGGGTTGTTTATCGCTAACTTGGGGGTGAATAACAGGCTCACGTCGCGGGTAGCTGGTTGTAAAGGTATAGAATATAGTTCCCCAACTCTTTCCTCTGCTATCAGCAATCTTACACCAGCTTTCACCTTCATCCTTGCCATCTTCTTCAGGTTCCACTTTCTCCTAAACCGGGTGATTCCAATCTTAACCATACAAAAGATATGATTTTCACACAGTAACAGTCAATAtgaaatgatatttttgtctGTGAATTATGGAGTAGTTGTATAAGTATGAGAAATGTTGGATAGATATGAGGTTTGTTTGTAACTCTAACTTTGATGACTTGTTCTGCTTCCTTGGGTGACTTAAAGGATGGAACAAGTAATGTTAAGAAGCTCTGCAACTCAGGCTAAAATCATTGGCACAATAGTTTCTATATCTGGTGCTCTGGTTATTGTTCTGTATAAAGGCCCAAAACTTCTTGTTGCTGCATCGTTTACTTCATTCGAGTCAAGTTGGATAATTGGAGGCCTTTTGCTCGGTCTGCagtttttgcttctttcagTCTGGTTTATTCTTCAGGTAGTACATACACTTGGAACAGATTCATGAAAGagatttttggatttgttggTGACGCATAAGATTGAGCTAAATTTGTCACTTCCACATGATTTTAGACTCATATCATGGAGATATACCCTGAAGAAATAGCCGTAGTCTTCTGCTACAACTTATGCGCAACTCTAATCTCAGGGACAGTATGTCTACTTGTAGAAAAAGACTTGAATTCTTGGCAGCTTAAACCAGGTTTCTCCCTCGCTTCAGTCATATACTCGGTAAGTAATCAAACCTCATAAGTTGAGAAATCAAATCTTTAGCTCAGAAACTAATACTCTGTTTCAGGGACTCTTTGATACATCATTGGGCTCAGTTATCCACACATGGGGTCTCCATGTGAAGGGTCCAGTCTACATATCCTTGTTCAAGCCGCTGTCTATCGCAATTGCAGTCGCCATGGCTGCTATATTCCTCGGCGACACACTTCATCTTGGGAGGTACCATCTTATTACCTTCAACTTTATAATGTCTCTTTCTTAAAGAAACATAGTGATGATAACTTAGTTCTAGGTGTTTGAAATGTTTAGTTTCATCTTCAAATACATAATGAATAATAAAATGTGAAGACAGTAACAACTAACAATCGATATAGATTTTCGGTTGTTAGGTAATAAGATTTACATGATTGGTACATATAAATTTGCATCTATGTGTTGTGGGCAGTGTGATTGGATCAGTGATATTGAGCTTTGGGTTTTACACTGT includes:
- the PPDK gene encoding pyruvate orthophosphate dikinase (pyruvate orthophosphate dikinase (PPDK); FUNCTIONS IN: kinase activity, pyruvate, phosphate dikinase activity; INVOLVED IN: phosphorylation, response to absence of light; LOCATED IN: cytosol, nucleus, chloroplast; EXPRESSED IN: 22 plant structures; EXPRESSED DURING: 11 growth stages; CONTAINS InterPro DOMAIN/s: Pyruvate phosphate dikinase, PEP/pyruvate-binding (InterPro:IPR002192), PEP-utilising enzyme, mobile domain (InterPro:IPR008279), Pyruvate/Phosphoenolpyruvate kinase, catalytic core (InterPro:IPR015813), PEP-utilising enzyme, mobile region, conserved site (InterPro:IPR018274), ATP-grasp fold, subdomain 2 (InterPro:IPR013816), PEP-utilising enzyme (InterPro:IPR000121), ATP-grasp fold, subdomain 1 (InterPro:IPR013815), Pyruvate, phosphate dikinase (InterPro:IPR010121); Has 30201 Blast hits to 17322 proteins in 780 species: Archae - 12; Bacteria - 1396; Metazoa - 17338; Fungi - 3422; Plants - 5037; Viruses - 0; Other Eukaryotes - 2996 (source: NCBI BLink).), producing MLYIRKKMTSMIVKTTPELFKGNGVFRTDHLGENRMVSRSNRLGDGSNRFPRTGTIHCQRLSIAKTGLHRETKARAILSPVSDPAASIAQKRVFTFGKGRSEGNKGMKSLLGGKGANLAEMASIGLSVPPGLTISTEACQQYQIAGKKLPEGLWEEILEGLSFIERDIGASLADPSKPLLLSVRSGAAISMPGMMDTVLNLGLNDQVVVGLAAKSGERFAYDSFRRFLDMFGDVVMGIPHAKFEEKLERMKERKGVKNDTDLSAADLKELVEQYKSVYLEAKGQEFPSDPKKQLELAIEAVFDSWDSPRANKYRSINQITGLKGTAVNIQCMVFGNMGDTSGTGVLFTRNPSTGEKKLYGEFLVNAQGEDVVAGIRTPEDLDTMKRFMPEAYAELVENCNILERHYKDMMDIEFTVQEERLWMLQCRAGKRTGKGAVKIAVDMVGEGLVEKSSAIKMVEPQHLDQLLHPQFHDPSGYREKVVAKGLPASPGAAVGQVVFTAEEAEAWHSQGKTVILVRTETSPDDVGGMHAAEGILTARGGMTSHAAVVARGWGKCCIAGCSEIRVDENHKVLLIGDLTINEGEWISMNGSTGEVILGKQALAPPALSPDLETFMSWADAIRRLKVMANADTPEDAIAARKNGAQGIGLCRTEHMFFGADRIKAVRKMIMAVTTEQRKASLDILLPYQRSDFEGIFRAMDGLPVTIRLLDPPLHEFLPEGDLDNIVHELAEETGVKEDEVLSRIEKLSEVNPMLGFRGCRLGISYPELTEMQARAIFEAAASMQDQGVTVIPEIMVPLVGTPQELGHQVDVIRKVAKKVFAEKGHTVSYKVGTMIEIPRAALIADEIAKEAEFFSFGTNDLTQMTFGYSRDDVGKFLPIYLAKGILQHDPFEVLDQQGVGQLIKMATEKGRAARPSLKVGICGEHGGDPSSVGFFAEAGLDYVSCSPFRVPIARLAAAQVVVA
- the PPDK gene encoding pyruvate orthophosphate dikinase (pyruvate orthophosphate dikinase (PPDK); FUNCTIONS IN: kinase activity, pyruvate, phosphate dikinase activity; INVOLVED IN: phosphorylation, response to absence of light; LOCATED IN: cytosol, nucleus, chloroplast; EXPRESSED IN: 22 plant structures; EXPRESSED DURING: 11 growth stages; CONTAINS InterPro DOMAIN/s: PEP-utilising enzyme, mobile domain (InterPro:IPR008279), ATP-grasp fold, subdomain 1 (InterPro:IPR013815), Pyruvate, phosphate dikinase (InterPro:IPR010121), Pyruvate/Phosphoenolpyruvate kinase, catalytic core (InterPro:IPR015813), Pyruvate phosphate dikinase, PEP/pyruvate-binding (InterPro:IPR002192), PEP-utilising enzyme, mobile region, conserved site (InterPro:IPR018274), ATP-grasp fold, subdomain 2 (InterPro:IPR013816), PEP-utilising enzyme (InterPro:IPR000121); Has 35333 Blast hits to 34131 proteins in 2444 species: Archae - 798; Bacteria - 22429; Metazoa - 974; Fungi - 991; Plants - 531; Viruses - 0; Other Eukaryotes - 9610 (source: NCBI BLink).), which encodes MKSLLGGKGANLAEMASIGLSVPPGLTISTEACQQYQIAGKKLPEGLWEEILEGLSFIERDIGASLADPSKPLLLSVRSGAAISMPGMMDTVLNLGLNDQVVVGLAAKSGERFAYDSFRRFLDMFGDVVMGIPHAKFEEKLERMKERKGVKNDTDLSAADLKELVEQYKSVYLEAKGQEFPSDPKKQLELAIEAVFDSWDSPRANKYRSINQITGLKGTAVNIQCMVFGNMGDTSGTGVLFTRNPSTGEKKLYGEFLVNAQGEDVVAGIRTPEDLDTMKRFMPEAYAELVENCNILERHYKDMMDIEFTVQEERLWMLQCRAGKRTGKGAVKIAVDMVGEGLVEKSSAIKMVEPQHLDQLLHPQFHDPSGYREKVVAKGLPASPGAAVGQVVFTAEEAEAWHSQGKTVILVRTETSPDDVGGMHAAEGILTARGGMTSHAAVVARGWGKCCIAGCSEIRVDENHKVLLIGDLTINEGEWISMNGSTGEVILGKQALAPPALSPDLETFMSWADAIRRLKVMANADTPEDAIAARKNGAQGIGLCRTEHMFFGADRIKAVRKMIMAVTTEQRKASLDILLPYQRSDFEGIFRAMDGLPVTIRLLDPPLHEFLPEGDLDNIVHELAEETGVKEDEVLSRIEKLSEVNPMLGFRGCRLGISYPELTEMQARAIFEAAASMQDQGVTVIPEIMVPLVGTPQELGHQVDVIRKVAKKVFAEKGHTVSYKVGTMIEIPRAALIADEIAKEAEFFSFGTNDLTQMTFGYSRDDVGKFLPIYLAKGILQHDPFEVLDQQGVGQLIKMATEKGRAARPSLKVGICGEHGGDPSSVGFFAEAGLDYVSCSPFRVPIARLAAAQVVVA